In one window of Desulfovibrio inopinatus DSM 10711 DNA:
- a CDS encoding lysophospholipid acyltransferase family protein, protein MPNPIASEVAKSVFLKTMGRLLPRLPLPVLWGLGDALGRVFIGEKGLVIKDQLKTLLPDLSPQQLDEILVTAMRNFRKDLLEIWTFPAMDQQRINAMVTFSGKEHLDAALARGKGAVICLAHFGSWKIILPALAYNGYTVHQIAANPKVFVREGESHAHNAIMQRELECEQSLPVNFIYVNEKTVHKELFKALKNNEIVVVALDGVIGTDRLVVPFLNGTMALSRGPVSLAKRTGAALIPEFAVRGVDNRHVIHLDPPISLDGDNAVEDALNTFAKRFSEMVTAHPDHYARFLYTTQKYPVDEVGSIIGQREGTG, encoded by the coding sequence ATGCCGAATCCCATTGCCAGTGAAGTTGCCAAATCCGTATTTCTCAAAACCATGGGCCGGCTTTTGCCGCGTCTACCACTCCCTGTTCTGTGGGGACTTGGTGATGCCTTAGGCCGAGTGTTCATCGGTGAAAAGGGGCTCGTCATCAAAGATCAGCTCAAAACGCTGTTGCCCGATCTGAGCCCGCAGCAACTCGATGAAATTCTGGTGACGGCCATGCGGAATTTCCGCAAGGATTTGCTTGAAATCTGGACCTTTCCCGCGATGGATCAACAGCGCATCAACGCGATGGTCACTTTTTCCGGTAAGGAGCATCTCGACGCTGCTTTGGCCCGCGGCAAGGGGGCGGTTATTTGCCTTGCGCACTTCGGTTCATGGAAGATTATTTTGCCGGCCTTGGCCTATAATGGCTATACCGTTCACCAAATCGCGGCCAATCCCAAGGTGTTTGTCCGTGAAGGTGAATCCCATGCGCATAACGCCATCATGCAGCGTGAATTGGAGTGTGAACAGTCGTTGCCGGTGAATTTTATTTACGTCAATGAGAAGACTGTCCATAAAGAGCTGTTCAAAGCATTGAAAAACAATGAAATTGTTGTTGTTGCCTTGGACGGGGTCATTGGCACGGATCGGCTTGTCGTACCCTTTTTGAATGGAACCATGGCGCTGTCGCGTGGGCCGGTATCGTTAGCCAAACGCACAGGCGCAGCCCTTATTCCGGAATTCGCCGTACGCGGTGTTGACAATCGACATGTGATTCACCTCGATCCACCCATCTCTCTCGATGGAGACAACGCGGTAGAAGACGCCTTGAACACGTTTGCCAAACGATTTTCCGAGATGGTCACCGCCCACCCCGACCACTACGCCCGCTTCCTCTACACCACCCAAAAATATCCCGTCGACGAAGTGGGATCGATTATTGGGCAGCGTGAGGGAACTGGTTGA
- a CDS encoding ABC transporter ATP-binding protein, which yields MAHLSLQDVCVRFGGLMALTDVTFDLHSGEILSLIGPNGAGKTTIFNVITGVYKVSSGRVLYDGSQLTGRRPHHILEAGIARTFQNIRLFTAMTAVENVMVARHCRSSTGVFGAVLRLASQRDEERDIHDRAMKALEFVGMADHADVTAKNLPYGLQRRLEIARALGSEPKTLLLDEPAAGLNPSESKELMQTIRRIAETGVNVLLVEHDMSVVMNISDRVVVLDHGELICQGRPEEVQCDPKVIQAYLGQDLDETLVV from the coding sequence ATGGCACATTTGAGTTTGCAAGACGTTTGTGTTCGTTTTGGCGGGCTGATGGCCCTGACCGATGTAACGTTTGACCTGCATTCCGGTGAGATCCTGAGCCTTATCGGTCCCAACGGTGCCGGGAAAACAACAATTTTTAACGTGATTACCGGTGTGTACAAAGTGTCGTCCGGGCGTGTCCTCTACGATGGCAGCCAACTGACCGGTCGTCGACCTCATCATATCCTCGAAGCGGGTATCGCCCGCACATTTCAAAATATCCGTTTGTTCACGGCCATGACGGCCGTCGAAAATGTCATGGTTGCCCGACATTGCCGGTCTTCAACTGGTGTCTTTGGGGCTGTGCTTCGGCTTGCATCGCAACGAGATGAAGAACGTGACATTCACGATCGAGCCATGAAAGCGCTGGAATTTGTCGGTATGGCCGATCATGCCGACGTTACCGCCAAGAATTTGCCCTACGGGTTGCAGCGTCGTTTGGAAATTGCACGAGCACTTGGCTCTGAACCGAAAACGTTACTACTCGATGAACCCGCAGCCGGGCTCAATCCGTCTGAAAGCAAAGAGTTGATGCAAACCATTCGGCGCATTGCTGAAACCGGTGTCAATGTTCTGCTTGTCGAGCATGACATGAGTGTGGTCATGAATATCAGTGACCGCGTTGTCGTCCTCGACCATGGTGAGCTCATTTGTCAGGGCCGTCCCGAAGAAGTGCAGTGCGATCCTAAAGTGATTCAAGCATACCTCGGGCAAGACCTCGACGAGACGCTTGTCGTCTGA